The following are encoded in a window of Gossypium raimondii isolate GPD5lz chromosome 13, ASM2569854v1, whole genome shotgun sequence genomic DNA:
- the LOC105783560 gene encoding uncharacterized protein LOC105783560, which translates to MVTKIMEPFKNKNNQIEVEFAECDCCGLTEECTPAYIARVREKFEGRWLCGLCSEAVKDERIRSSSPEDIITINEALVRHMKFCEQFKSSSPPVNPTEDLIAAMRHLILRSLDSPRKNNNGSSSFVRSKTCFSRFPDGES; encoded by the coding sequence ATGGTGACCAAGATAATGGAgccttttaaaaacaaaaacaaccaaaTCGAAGTTGAGTTCGCTGAGTGCGATTGTTGTGGGCTAACGGAGGAGTGTACGCCGGCATACATTGCTCGTGTACGTGAAAAATTCGAAGGGCGATGGCTTTGTGGGCTTTGTTCAGAGGCGGTGAAAGATGAGAGGATTAGGTCGTCGTCGCCGGAAGATATTATTACGATCAACGAAGCGTTGGTTCGACACATGAAGTTCTGTGAACAGTTTAAGTCGTCGAGTCCGCCTGTAAATCCTACTGAAGATTTGATCGCTGCGATGAGACATCTGATTTTAAGAAGTTTGGATTCTCCGAGAAAGAACAACAACGGGTCGTCGTCGTTTGTCCGATCCAAAACTTGTTTTTCCAGGTTTCCGGATGGTGAAAGTTAA